TGACCAGTGGCACCTAAGTACCTAATAGCCACGCATAGCTAGTGTCCATCATCAGAGGAAGAACCACTGAGAGCACTAAAGTGAAGAAACTGAGCTTCTCCAGGCATGTTCTGAAGATGCCATCCTGCTTTAGACTCTTAATAGTACTCTTCCTCAAGGTCAAAAGGTTGGAGCTGTAGTCCATCATTATAGATAGAAACTACCATGCTTTCTAAATCTTCTCTCCAGCTGACTTAGAGGAGAGGGCAGCTTCCCGCCCACTAAATGTGCCTCCACAGAACTGTGTAAACATAATACGTTGTTAGGACCAGAGTCACACTGACATAAAGTTTATTGTCATATAATGAGCATTTTTTTCTCAGAAtaaacaagtctttttttttttaatgttacatgCCATATTACTTGTCTCTCTGTGGGGAAGGGCTGGATGAAGTTGGAAAatgatcttttctctttttattgtcATACATTCTTCAAATTTCAAGGATGCATTTTTAAGGGtagatttttaaatcatttctagCTGACCCCATactactaggaacatttctttCAAGTTGGAAATTATAAAATCAGAATTAGGGGAATAaatcaaatgttttaaatttacttgGGACATCTAGTGCTGCCTTTTTGGAAGCCTTTGAAAATTCAAACAGAAATCAGTACActtccatattttttaaactttcaataAATAGtatcattgtgtatatgtgtatataggtaATACTTAATTATTTAGcagaatttttaagttttatactGCCGTCATCCAAAACAGCTCTTTCCAGATTGATAGGATGCAAATAAGGTAAGGATTAAGGCAAACCCAAAAGGCATGCAAATGTAGTACATTTTATATTCACTGATAATACAAGCTCTTGTGTGTGGACCACATATGGAGCCAAGGGCCCCTCCTGTGTGTCTGTCCAGTACGATTTTACAGGAGAATGGTGACACAGCTCATAATTAGGTTACATTTCTGTGGGGGTCTCAGTGCTACTAACATTATGTAATCATGGAGACACAAGCATTAGCAAAACATGTACAAGAAATCATGTAATTTAGCAGCACATTTCTGCCCAGGCTTAGGAGGaggatattttttaatgaaatgacaTTACACATATCACATGgcaggttgttttgttttataatatatgcttttaaaattcattaGCAAATGACATTCTCATGCACACAAGTGTTTCAAACACAAGAAGCAAGTCCGTTTATAGATAGTCcaagcaatagagagagagagagagtgtgtgtgtgtatgtgtgtgtgtgtgtgtagctgcagACTGAATGGAATATTGAGACTTCTGTGCAGTCCATAGCATTAACATCAGCTCATTTCTGAATGTCACACTGCAGAAGTAATACAATAGAAGGGTCACTCTTTGCAGCTTCTTTGAATTCATCCAGTGTGATCTGGTCATCTTTGTTCTTATCCATCTTGCTGAAAATCTTGTCTACTCGCTGCTCTGGCGTGAGGCCATCTTCATTCATTTTCATCATGATCACAGTGCCCACCATTTTGTAGATAGCCTTGGGGGAAAGGAACATGGTAGATAGTATTTGCAGATGTTGAGGAGGCTAGACAGTTACCTCTTTATCTCCCTTTCACCTGACCTAATCTTACTTGTCCTACAATGTTCAGTGTCTCCTTCCCCAGAGGAGGTTCAATGTCTGTGCTTCACATTTCCAAGGTAACTTTCACATCCTTCCCGGATGGAATAAAACTCATCCTTTATTGTTGTAATGCTGTTTTGTCTTCCTTACCATAGAGTACATTCCATGAAACTGGGTATCATGTTATTTTGCTCACTTCTTCACTTCAGAACTTGGCACTCTGCCTATTAGAAGTATTAATTGAGTGAAAAAACAATCAATGGGATGTGGAATAAGGGAGGAGCAGTAGGAGGAAAGTCCTCATAAGGTGTCCGTGAAAAATGAAGctagacagaaagaaaagtaggAATTTAAGTTTATTTCAAGGACTCTGTAATTTGGTTTTCGATATGAGAGTGATGGACTCAAATATATGAGTCTTGAGGCCAATTAAATATAGAAGGCGGGATTGTTGCTAGCTTTATGGATAGAGTAAGTGGATAAAAAGGAAGAGTTAATGGTAATATATAGAATCATGGATTAGGAACAAGCTCAAAGATGAAGATAGTATGTCCAGCTTCAAATATTCTGGGTTTCAAATGAGGATGACAGTCAACAAacactgacccccccccccaggagatTTATGAGAAAATAACATGTTGGCTCAACTGATAAGGAACTACAGTGTGATAAGTCAATCAA
The genomic region above belongs to Jaculus jaculus isolate mJacJac1 chromosome 5, mJacJac1.mat.Y.cur, whole genome shotgun sequence and contains:
- the Vsnl1 gene encoding visinin-like protein 1 isoform X2, with product MGKQNSKLAPEVMEDLVKSTEFNEHELKQWYKGFLKDCPSGRLNLEEFQQLYVKAIYKMVGTVIMMKMNEDGLTPEQRVDKIFSKMDKNKDDQITLDEFKEAAKSDPSIVLLLQCDIQK